From the Acetobacter aceti genome, one window contains:
- a CDS encoding VOC family protein gives MAKMIHSMIRVRDEKTSLAFYEKAFGLHVADRIAFDSFTLIYLSNDEQTFELELTVNHDRDRPYDRGDGYGHLAVSVGDIRSEHTRFEQEDLKPEPVRELAHEGRVIGQFFFVADPDGYRIEVLQRGAPGRFV, from the coding sequence ATGGCGAAGATGATCCATTCCATGATCCGCGTCAGGGACGAAAAAACGTCACTGGCCTTCTATGAAAAGGCTTTTGGTCTTCATGTGGCTGATCGCATTGCGTTCGACAGTTTCACGCTGATCTATCTGTCAAACGACGAGCAGACCTTTGAGCTGGAACTGACCGTCAATCATGATCGAGACCGTCCCTATGATCGAGGCGATGGCTACGGGCATCTCGCTGTGTCGGTTGGTGACATCAGATCTGAACATACCCGCTTTGAACAGGAAGATCTGAAGCCTGAACCAGTCAGGGAACTGGCGCATGAAGGGCGCGTGATCGGACAGTTTTTCTTTGTTGCCGACCCCGACGGGTATCGGATCGAAGTGCTGCAACGCGGCGCGCCGGGACGATTTGTGTAA
- a CDS encoding ABC transporter ATP-binding protein gives MTHEQSRVSQDSETTVPDIDLPQYAGHPVRFLMRYARNRAVPHVMVFGFVGLAVSCAVFSSSYIRYLVDTMNQHVAGTSVRPVWTAVIWLAGIIAVDNLSWRVAGWYAAKTFVAVTGDVRRDLFRYLTGHSTGYFSDRMPAALAARISTAGSASFTLESLLAWNILPPCLNVLLSIGLMISVSPLMGSVITALAFTLAALMFRMARGGKKLHSSYAGSAADMDGEMQDVVGNLPLVRTFGMLGFERTRLAGLIDSEMAVRGVSLRNMEILRLVHAVLTAVLTAGLLVWIVWLWQNGAATVGDVVMVVGLGFMILHGTRDLAVALVETVQHTARLGETLSTILIPHEMRDQADAHGFASPPKGEVSFQNVIFHYPTGPNVLEHFNLHVTPGTRVGLVGRSGSGKSTVLALLQRQRYVQDGAVMIDGVNIRDLSEEALRGCMSVVPQDVSLLRRSVTDNIRYGKPDASDEDVRAAADAAECTDFIMALPEGFATEVGDRGVKLSGGQRQRLAIARAFLRNAPILILDEATSALDSESEHHIQEALHRLMQGRTVIAVAHRLSTLKDFDRIVVMQKGKIVEDGSPSELERRDGPYREFLELQAFDIPDL, from the coding sequence ATGACGCATGAGCAGAGCCGCGTGAGCCAGGACAGCGAAACGACTGTCCCCGACATCGATCTTCCACAATATGCTGGCCATCCCGTGCGTTTTCTCATGCGCTATGCACGAAATCGTGCCGTTCCGCACGTGATGGTCTTCGGTTTTGTGGGGCTGGCCGTCTCCTGCGCCGTATTCTCCTCATCGTACATCAGATATCTGGTGGACACGATGAACCAGCATGTCGCCGGCACGTCCGTACGGCCGGTCTGGACAGCCGTCATCTGGCTGGCCGGCATCATCGCGGTGGACAATCTGTCCTGGCGTGTGGCGGGCTGGTACGCCGCCAAGACGTTTGTAGCTGTCACCGGCGACGTAAGGCGGGATCTGTTCCGTTATCTCACCGGCCACTCGACCGGTTATTTCTCCGATCGGATGCCCGCTGCTCTGGCAGCCCGTATTTCGACGGCGGGGAGCGCTTCCTTCACGCTGGAAAGCCTGCTGGCGTGGAATATCCTGCCGCCCTGCCTGAATGTTCTTCTTTCGATTGGCCTGATGATCAGCGTCAGTCCCCTGATGGGCAGCGTCATCACCGCTCTCGCCTTCACTCTCGCCGCCCTGATGTTCCGCATGGCGCGAGGCGGCAAAAAACTGCACTCTTCCTATGCCGGTTCAGCCGCCGACATGGACGGTGAAATGCAGGATGTGGTCGGCAATCTGCCGCTCGTCCGCACCTTCGGGATGCTCGGTTTCGAGCGGACACGACTGGCCGGACTGATCGACAGTGAAATGGCGGTCCGTGGCGTTTCGCTGCGCAACATGGAAATCCTGCGGCTTGTCCATGCAGTCCTGACTGCCGTTCTGACAGCAGGATTGCTCGTCTGGATCGTCTGGCTCTGGCAGAACGGCGCGGCGACGGTCGGCGACGTGGTCATGGTGGTCGGTCTTGGCTTCATGATCCTGCATGGCACCCGCGATCTGGCTGTCGCCCTTGTCGAAACGGTGCAGCACACGGCCCGTCTGGGCGAGACGCTTTCAACGATCCTGATCCCTCACGAGATGCGCGATCAGGCCGACGCACACGGGTTTGCTTCTCCCCCCAAGGGGGAGGTATCCTTCCAGAACGTCATCTTTCACTATCCCACCGGCCCGAATGTGCTGGAACACTTCAACCTGCATGTCACACCCGGCACGCGCGTCGGGCTTGTCGGACGTTCCGGCTCCGGCAAGAGCACCGTGCTGGCCCTGCTTCAGCGGCAGCGTTATGTTCAGGATGGTGCAGTCATGATCGATGGTGTGAATATCCGTGATCTGTCCGAGGAAGCGCTCCGGGGCTGCATGTCAGTCGTACCGCAGGATGTGTCCCTGCTGCGCCGCTCTGTCACCGACAATATTCGCTACGGCAAGCCTGATGCGTCTGACGAGGATGTCCGGGCAGCAGCCGATGCCGCGGAATGTACCGATTTCATCATGGCGCTTCCGGAAGGTTTTGCGACCGAAGTCGGTGATCGCGGCGTGAAGCTCTCGGGTGGCCAGCGCCAGCGCCTCGCCATTGCCCGTGCTTTTCTAAGGAACGCACCGATCCTGATTCTTGATGAGGCAACCAGTGCTCTCGATAGTGAAAGCGAGCATCACATTCAGGAAGCCTTGCACAGGCTGATGCAGGGCCGCACAGTGATCGCTGTCGCGCATCGCCTGTCCACGCTGAAGGATTTTGACCGCATTGTCGTGATGCAGAAAGGCAAGATCGTGGAAGACGGCTCTCCCTCCGAACTTGAACGGCGGGATGGCCCCTATCGCGAATTTCTGGAGTTGCAGGCTTTCGACATCCCGGACCTTTGA
- a CDS encoding glycosyltransferase family 4 protein: MRIAQIAPLHEAVPPKLYGGTERVVAFLTDELVKMGHDVTLFASGDSVTSAALDAVWPRALRLDPAIRDPIAPHMLLMERVARRTDDFDILHFHMDYWPFTYFSRQKIPFVTTMHGRLDLMELQPVFDAFPQIPIVSISDSQRRPLPQARYAGTVLHGLPENLLTPQPGPRNYLAFLGRICPEKGVDKAIRIARAVGMPLKIAAKVDKVDVEYFEREIQPMLGDGVELVGEINDAQKPAFLSGARALLMPIDWPEPFGLVMIEAMACGTPVIAFRHGSVPEVIEDGVTGAIVTSEMEAIAAYPRVEKLDPVRIRHEFEKRFTARRMAEDYLGIYRTLIEERS, from the coding sequence ATGCGTATCGCCCAGATTGCCCCGCTCCACGAAGCCGTACCTCCCAAACTCTACGGGGGCACGGAGAGAGTGGTAGCCTTTCTCACTGATGAACTGGTGAAAATGGGACATGATGTCACCCTGTTCGCCAGCGGTGACAGCGTGACATCCGCTGCGCTCGATGCCGTATGGCCGCGGGCCTTGCGGCTTGATCCGGCCATCCGCGATCCTATCGCACCGCACATGCTGCTCATGGAACGGGTCGCACGACGGACCGATGATTTCGACATCCTGCATTTTCATATGGACTACTGGCCTTTTACCTATTTCAGCCGCCAGAAGATCCCGTTTGTCACAACCATGCACGGACGGCTCGATCTGATGGAGTTGCAGCCGGTTTTCGACGCCTTCCCACAAATACCCATCGTCTCCATTTCCGACAGCCAGCGTCGCCCTCTGCCACAGGCGCGTTACGCTGGAACCGTCCTGCATGGACTTCCGGAAAATCTGCTCACGCCTCAGCCCGGCCCGAGAAATTATCTCGCCTTTCTGGGGCGCATCTGTCCTGAAAAGGGGGTGGACAAGGCGATCCGTATCGCACGCGCGGTTGGTATGCCGCTGAAAATCGCGGCCAAGGTGGACAAGGTCGATGTCGAATATTTCGAGCGCGAGATTCAACCGATGCTGGGCGACGGTGTCGAACTGGTCGGCGAGATCAATGACGCACAGAAACCGGCTTTCCTGTCAGGAGCGCGCGCTCTGCTGATGCCGATCGACTGGCCCGAACCCTTCGGGCTGGTCATGATCGAAGCCATGGCCTGCGGTACGCCGGTCATAGCCTTCCGTCACGGGTCCGTGCCCGAGGTGATCGAGGATGGTGTCACGGGTGCGATTGTCACGAGTGAAATGGAAGCCATCGCCGCTTATCCCCGTGTCGAAAAACTCGACCCCGTCCGCATCCGTCACGAATTCGAAAAACGGTTCACGGCCCGTCGCATGGCTGAGGATTATCTGGGCATCTACCGGACGCTGATTGAAGAACGGTCCTGA
- a CDS encoding secondary thiamine-phosphate synthase enzyme YjbQ encodes MKQHTHRLTLRTQGKGLVPITRPVLDWVSGTGIFTGLLTLWCPHTSCSLTVQENADSTVRADIAAFFETLVPEEHGRYQHSTEGPDDMPAHLRTMLTQSGLTIPVMDSGPVLGIWQGLYLFEHRRTPHRREIVLHLFGT; translated from the coding sequence ATGAAACAGCACACCCATCGCCTGACGCTCAGAACACAGGGCAAGGGACTTGTCCCCATCACCCGGCCTGTTCTGGACTGGGTGAGCGGAACAGGCATATTCACCGGGCTGTTGACGCTCTGGTGTCCACACACGTCCTGCTCGCTCACCGTGCAGGAAAATGCGGATTCAACAGTGCGCGCCGATATCGCCGCTTTTTTTGAAACCCTCGTTCCGGAAGAACACGGTCGATACCAGCATTCCACGGAAGGGCCTGACGACATGCCCGCCCATCTGCGGACAATGCTGACGCAATCTGGCCTCACCATTCCGGTCATGGATTCCGGGCCGGTGCTGGGTATCTGGCAGGGCCTTTACCTTTTCGAGCATCGGCGGACGCCACACAGAAGAGAGATCGTGCTTCACCTTTTCGGAACCTGA
- a CDS encoding carbohydrate porin, with protein sequence MVRIRKTCPSCRRVCGLIVGTAFLLSTEPVRAAESLDWLTDPGGWSDLKKQWQKAGVDVSIEDIEELWSIPTGSALASQHYIGLTDVAVALDLAKLSGSHARDGSWGKFEVSALDLRGKPFSNYPLYAFNQTSSSESDPNLRLYELAYNWTSPDGHIDTRIGKLDLSQDFMISTTALIFLNASFGWPMLPDNNLYGQGPSSPTAPPAVRLHYTFSKKWLAQIAVADDNATGARSFINNTDPWNQNQDPGGTRFNFRTGAFVIGEVAHNVNHGGKTGIYKAGFYVDTGRFPLQANQDVSRRGNWEVYMIMDHTLLKNTGAGELQGFVRWEYTGLADRNQISSSLDAGLVLDSPFHRSGDNVGIGFGYAAPSHYLMLQRPDGTAKHHGNEYHLELTYAAQVLSWLAVQPDVQALINPSGGAYDNGRKVKSALIFGLHMGASF encoded by the coding sequence ATGGTGAGGATCAGGAAGACCTGTCCATCCTGTCGGCGGGTCTGCGGGCTGATTGTCGGAACAGCCTTTCTTCTGTCCACCGAACCGGTGCGTGCCGCGGAAAGTCTGGACTGGCTGACGGACCCCGGTGGATGGAGTGATCTGAAGAAACAATGGCAGAAAGCCGGCGTCGATGTCAGCATTGAGGATATCGAGGAACTCTGGTCCATTCCGACCGGTAGCGCCTTGGCCTCCCAGCACTATATCGGTCTGACAGATGTGGCTGTTGCGCTTGATCTGGCAAAGCTTTCCGGAAGCCACGCACGCGACGGGTCCTGGGGTAAATTCGAAGTCAGTGCTCTTGATCTCAGAGGGAAGCCTTTCAGCAACTATCCGCTATATGCCTTCAATCAGACATCATCCAGCGAGTCCGATCCGAACCTGCGGCTATATGAGCTGGCTTACAACTGGACCAGTCCAGATGGACATATCGACACGCGGATCGGCAAGCTGGATCTGAGTCAGGACTTCATGATCAGCACAACGGCGCTGATTTTCCTCAACGCTTCTTTCGGTTGGCCAATGTTGCCGGACAACAATCTATATGGACAGGGACCATCTTCTCCAACCGCACCGCCAGCCGTACGGTTACATTACACTTTTTCAAAAAAATGGCTGGCTCAGATTGCTGTTGCCGATGACAATGCGACCGGCGCTCGATCCTTCATCAATAATACCGATCCATGGAACCAGAATCAGGACCCGGGCGGCACACGTTTCAATTTCAGAACAGGTGCCTTCGTGATCGGTGAGGTCGCCCATAACGTCAATCACGGCGGAAAGACGGGGATATACAAGGCCGGATTCTATGTCGACACCGGGCGCTTTCCGTTACAGGCCAATCAGGATGTCAGCCGACGTGGCAACTGGGAAGTCTATATGATCATGGATCACACGCTCCTGAAGAATACAGGAGCGGGCGAGTTGCAGGGCTTTGTGCGCTGGGAATATACGGGACTGGCAGACCGCAACCAGATTTCCTCTTCGCTGGATGCGGGCCTGGTTCTTGATAGCCCGTTTCATCGCTCCGGTGACAATGTCGGGATTGGTTTCGGTTACGCGGCTCCCAGCCATTACCTGATGCTCCAGCGTCCGGACGGCACGGCGAAGCATCACGGCAATGAATACCATCTGGAGCTGACCTATGCGGCGCAGGTTCTGTCGTGGCTGGCGGTGCAGCCGGATGTGCAGGCGCTCATCAATCCCAGTGGTGGAGCTTATGATAACGGCAGGAAAGTGAAATCCGCGCTGATCTTCGGTCTGCACATGGGGGCGTCTTTCTGA
- a CDS encoding bile acid:sodium symporter family protein, with protein sequence MITRLFPVWAVLFSGAALVWPTVFTAYGWAVTSLLAFIMVTMGVTLTPGDFLRIARKPRAVIAGIGLHYLVMPLAAWLIATILSMPEDLKTGMVLVGCVASGTASNVIIYLAGGDVALSVSISMVSTLVGIVATPLLTRLYLSADVVVDSWGLFRSLLMIVAFPLIGGLAINTLFHKAVRRIEPALPLVAMLSILLIIASIVASVKPSLAAVGPLVLMGVVLHNATGLLGGYWGGRLLGFDEAVCRTLAIEVGMQNSGLAATLGRLYFAPLAALPGVIFSIWHNISGSILAGYWNAHPARKTEGKG encoded by the coding sequence ATGATCACGCGCCTTTTTCCTGTCTGGGCCGTGCTGTTTTCTGGTGCGGCGCTTGTCTGGCCAACAGTTTTTACGGCGTATGGCTGGGCCGTGACGTCTCTTCTGGCGTTTATCATGGTCACGATGGGCGTGACGCTCACGCCCGGCGATTTCCTGCGCATTGCCCGCAAACCCAGGGCGGTCATTGCCGGGATCGGCCTGCATTATCTCGTGATGCCACTGGCCGCATGGCTGATTGCAACGATACTTTCCATGCCGGAAGATCTGAAAACCGGCATGGTTCTGGTGGGCTGCGTCGCCAGTGGCACGGCGTCCAATGTCATCATCTATCTGGCTGGCGGCGATGTGGCTCTGTCCGTCAGTATCAGCATGGTTTCGACACTGGTCGGGATTGTCGCAACACCGCTGCTGACCCGCCTGTACTTATCGGCGGACGTGGTCGTGGACAGTTGGGGACTGTTTCGCAGCCTGCTGATGATTGTAGCGTTTCCGCTGATCGGCGGACTGGCGATCAACACGTTGTTTCACAAGGCGGTCCGTCGGATTGAACCCGCTCTGCCGCTCGTGGCCATGCTGTCGATCCTGCTGATCATCGCGAGCATTGTCGCCAGTGTGAAACCTTCTCTGGCTGCGGTTGGTCCGCTCGTGCTGATGGGCGTCGTTCTTCACAACGCGACCGGCCTGCTGGGCGGATACTGGGGTGGGCGTCTGCTGGGGTTTGATGAGGCGGTCTGCCGGACGCTCGCCATTGAGGTGGGGATGCAGAATTCCGGTCTCGCGGCGACACTGGGGCGGCTTTACTTCGCGCCGCTCGCAGCCTTGCCGGGCGTGATTTTTTCAATCTGGCATAATATCTCCGGTTCGATTCTGGCGGGATACTGGAATGCGCATCCGGCCAGAAAAACCGAAGGAAAAGGCTGA
- a CDS encoding NADPH-dependent F420 reductase — protein MKRRNLLLAGLTALSGLAATGRPVRAADTLPTIGVIGAGHVAGTLGGLWIKAGYHVMFSAQDLSSAKELASSLGPNASAGTPEDAADFGTVVLLAVPYRAIPAVGKKLAPLLRDKTVLDATNFYPFRDGSIASVAERDGAGLTTQRYFPGAHVVRGFNSIDMSVLASEAGRPSPRLAIPVAGDDATSLQRVEELVKAAGFDPVVTGSLASAVLFQPGHPGFEMQTDAAGLKSGLGLH, from the coding sequence ATGAAGCGACGCAACCTTCTTCTGGCTGGTCTGACAGCCCTGTCTGGGCTTGCCGCAACCGGACGCCCTGTCCGTGCAGCGGATACTCTCCCGACAATCGGCGTTATCGGTGCCGGGCATGTGGCTGGCACACTCGGCGGTTTGTGGATCAAGGCAGGCTATCATGTGATGTTTTCAGCGCAGGATTTAAGCAGCGCCAAAGAACTGGCGTCCAGTCTCGGACCGAATGCCTCGGCGGGCACACCTGAAGACGCCGCCGACTTTGGAACTGTCGTTCTGCTTGCGGTCCCCTATCGCGCCATCCCCGCTGTCGGAAAAAAACTGGCGCCTCTGCTCAGGGACAAGACTGTTCTTGACGCCACCAATTTTTATCCGTTCCGTGATGGCTCTATCGCGTCCGTCGCCGAGCGGGACGGCGCCGGACTGACCACACAGCGCTATTTCCCCGGCGCGCATGTCGTTCGCGGTTTCAATTCCATCGATATGAGCGTGCTGGCGTCCGAGGCGGGCAGGCCATCTCCCCGTCTGGCCATCCCGGTGGCAGGAGATGACGCGACTTCGCTTCAGCGCGTGGAAGAACTTGTGAAAGCAGCGGGTTTTGACCCGGTCGTGACAGGGTCACTTGCATCGGCCGTGCTTTTTCAGCCCGGCCATCCCGGGTTCGAAATGCAGACGGATGCAGCGGGCCTGAAGTCAGGACTTGGCCTGCACTGA
- a CDS encoding cupin, producing MERRVFNSILAGMGLSLGKTGVRSAAAATPVRTESFLLQRNDWVPNNQSLPVVLYRNALSIDGPDPAANFESLFQQNGWPPQWRNGVYSFHHYHTEGHEVLGFAGGAAHLMLGGPNGRQIEVRAGDIALLPAGTGHMKLSSDRDFLVVGAYPPEQNFDIVRQAPTPEQMARLTTLPFPQSDPVFGLKSSGSGEEKR from the coding sequence ATGGAACGGCGTGTCTTCAATTCCATTCTGGCGGGAATGGGGCTGTCTCTGGGAAAAACCGGCGTCCGGTCAGCGGCGGCGGCCACACCAGTCAGGACCGAAAGCTTTCTGCTTCAGAGAAACGACTGGGTTCCGAACAATCAGTCGCTGCCGGTCGTTCTCTACCGCAACGCACTCTCCATCGACGGTCCGGACCCAGCCGCGAATTTTGAAAGTCTGTTCCAGCAGAACGGTTGGCCTCCTCAATGGCGCAATGGCGTCTATTCCTTCCATCATTACCACACAGAAGGCCATGAAGTGCTCGGCTTTGCGGGAGGAGCTGCGCATCTGATGCTTGGCGGTCCGAACGGGCGACAGATCGAAGTCCGGGCCGGAGATATTGCCCTGCTGCCAGCGGGAACCGGCCACATGAAACTTTCTTCGGACAGGGATTTTCTGGTTGTCGGCGCTTATCCTCCCGAACAGAACTTCGACATTGTGCGTCAGGCCCCCACCCCGGAGCAGATGGCCCGCCTGACCACCCTGCCCTTTCCTCAGTCCGATCCTGTTTTCGGTCTCAAAAGTTCTGGTTCCGGAGAGGAAAAAAGGTGA
- a CDS encoding chloride channel protein translates to MVSPTGRIRHFRDTARITTDEWRRKLIFWGGSIIVGLAAISFAALADQAAHLRNIIIAYSPWLMLVVTPGGLALSIWLTRTFFRGAQGSGIPQAIACMHLSDQKLVDRILSLRIAAAKVGLTCLGLIAGASIGREGPTVQIGAAIMNAVGRYLNMGEIISRRALVLTGGAAGVAAAFNTPLAGIVFGIEELAHSFEQRTSGVVLAGVVLSGVTAIALMGNYSYFGHTDSVVPLGVSWLAVIACGLLGGVTGGSFSAILIRASRGLPGRAGRFVAERPIAFAVLCGFVLALIGLASGGMTYGTGYSQARSIIHGEEHYPASYFVLKFIATIVSYCSGIPGGLFAPSLSVGAGMGGWIAQFLPHTTPGAVVLLGTVAYFSAVVQAPLTATVIVMEMCDNQQVTLALLASSFLAFGVSRMICKQPLYGALAERFLRNIDPKSVPEMPRRHETPDAVKQG, encoded by the coding sequence ATGGTTTCCCCCACCGGTCGCATCCGACATTTCCGCGATACAGCCCGTATCACCACAGATGAATGGCGGCGGAAGCTGATCTTTTGGGGCGGCTCGATCATAGTCGGTCTGGCGGCAATCAGTTTCGCGGCTCTCGCCGATCAGGCCGCGCATCTGCGCAACATCATCATCGCCTACAGCCCGTGGCTGATGCTGGTTGTGACCCCCGGCGGTCTGGCGCTCTCGATATGGCTGACCCGGACCTTTTTCCGTGGCGCGCAGGGGTCCGGCATTCCGCAGGCCATCGCCTGCATGCATCTCTCCGACCAGAAACTCGTTGACCGTATCCTGTCTCTCAGGATAGCCGCGGCCAAGGTCGGCCTGACCTGTCTGGGGCTTATCGCTGGCGCTTCCATCGGTCGCGAAGGCCCGACCGTGCAGATCGGAGCGGCTATCATGAACGCCGTGGGCCGCTACCTGAATATGGGAGAAATCATCTCCCGGCGGGCTCTTGTCCTGACGGGTGGCGCTGCCGGAGTAGCTGCCGCCTTCAACACGCCACTGGCGGGCATCGTGTTCGGCATTGAGGAACTCGCCCACTCCTTCGAACAGCGGACCAGTGGTGTAGTTCTGGCCGGAGTGGTGCTGTCCGGCGTCACGGCCATCGCGCTGATGGGTAATTACAGCTATTTCGGTCACACGGATTCCGTCGTGCCACTCGGCGTAAGCTGGCTGGCCGTGATTGCCTGCGGCCTGCTCGGCGGCGTCACCGGCGGCTCCTTTTCCGCCATTCTGATCCGTGCGTCCAGGGGACTACCGGGTCGGGCCGGACGTTTTGTGGCTGAGCGGCCGATTGCGTTCGCGGTCCTGTGCGGCTTTGTCCTTGCGCTCATCGGACTGGCTTCCGGCGGGATGACCTACGGCACCGGCTACTCACAGGCCCGCTCGATCATTCATGGCGAAGAACATTATCCAGCCTCCTATTTCGTGCTGAAATTCATCGCCACCATCGTATCCTACTGCTCCGGCATCCCCGGCGGCCTGTTCGCTCCCTCCCTGTCCGTGGGAGCGGGCATGGGTGGCTGGATCGCGCAGTTCCTGCCACATACAACACCGGGCGCGGTCGTTCTCCTCGGCACAGTGGCATATTTCTCAGCCGTCGTTCAGGCTCCACTGACGGCGACCGTGATTGTCATGGAAATGTGTGACAACCAGCAGGTGACACTTGCCCTGCTCGCCAGTTCGTTTCTGGCCTTCGGTGTTTCCAGAATGATCTGCAAGCAGCCACTTTATGGTGCTCTTGCCGAACGATTCCTGCGTAATATAGACCCTAAAAGTGTTCCGGAAATGCCACGTCGGCACGAGACGCCCGACGCAGTCAAACAGGGCTGA
- a CDS encoding cation diffusion facilitator family transporter, whose protein sequence is MPESEGETVNRRKNLIAWVSLGVSLVALGLKYAAWAVSGSIALKSDALETVINVAAAIGGLWAIHLAERPADDNHTYGHYKAEYLSAIIESAMVLVTALLIAREAYEGFVHPQNVDAPWLGLVLNGVATAVNLAWGLTMLRIGRRIRSPALVAGGQHVLSDVWTGFGLVAGLALIPLTGWHWLDPTIAALIAVNVLRVGWEMLRQSVSGLMDEAPDSAILSRLNEVIAEKAVGALEAHDIRIREVGAITFIEFHLVVPGTMTVAVVHDICDRIEAGLRNALGRCVINIHVEPEHKAKDSGIVLAHATRCY, encoded by the coding sequence ATGCCTGAGTCGGAAGGTGAGACAGTTAACCGGCGCAAAAACCTCATTGCGTGGGTCAGTCTCGGCGTCAGCCTTGTCGCTCTTGGACTGAAATATGCAGCATGGGCGGTCTCGGGAAGTATCGCCCTGAAGTCGGATGCTCTTGAAACCGTCATCAATGTCGCAGCCGCCATCGGCGGCCTGTGGGCCATTCACCTCGCGGAAAGACCCGCTGACGACAACCACACATACGGACACTACAAGGCCGAATATCTTTCAGCGATTATCGAGAGCGCCATGGTGCTGGTCACGGCGCTCCTGATCGCCCGTGAAGCGTACGAGGGCTTTGTCCATCCTCAGAATGTCGATGCTCCCTGGCTCGGTCTCGTCCTGAATGGTGTGGCGACCGCCGTCAATCTTGCATGGGGTCTGACCATGCTTCGCATTGGTCGCCGCATCCGCTCGCCTGCTCTTGTCGCCGGCGGCCAGCATGTTCTCTCTGACGTCTGGACCGGTTTTGGACTGGTGGCGGGGCTGGCTCTGATCCCTCTCACCGGATGGCACTGGCTCGATCCGACGATTGCGGCGCTCATCGCAGTCAACGTGCTCCGGGTAGGCTGGGAGATGCTGCGCCAGTCCGTATCCGGCCTGATGGACGAGGCGCCCGACTCAGCCATTCTCTCCAGACTCAATGAAGTCATTGCGGAAAAGGCCGTGGGCGCTCTCGAAGCTCACGACATCCGTATCCGTGAAGTGGGGGCGATTACCTTCATCGAGTTTCATCTGGTGGTACCGGGCACCATGACGGTTGCTGTCGTGCATGACATCTGTGACCGCATCGAAGCCGGACTTCGCAACGCGCTCGGACGCTGTGTGATCAACATTCATGTTGAACCGGAACACAAGGCCAAGGACAGCGGCATCGTCCTCGCTCACGCCACAAGGTGTTATTAA
- a CDS encoding d(CMP) kinase codes for MTRPVTGSAPIIAVDGPAAAGKGTLSKRLAEALELPHLDTGLLYRAVGRLMINAGLDPASTSGESIARSLSLADLQRTDLRTPDVDAAASLVARDNAVRQALVDMQRLFARENGAVLDGRDIGTVIFPDADVKLFITASPYARAVRRYIQNGGSDDAPDRDQLVRTVEVALIARDHADSTRASAPLRMADDAVKIETDTLTADEVLAHSLRIVRDALKAKNVNLPSASVQDLCS; via the coding sequence ATGACAAGACCGGTGACAGGATCGGCACCCATCATTGCTGTGGATGGTCCGGCAGCGGCTGGCAAAGGCACTCTTTCCAAACGTCTGGCTGAAGCGCTGGAATTGCCCCACCTCGATACCGGTCTGCTGTATCGCGCCGTGGGGCGTCTGATGATCAATGCCGGGCTCGATCCAGCCTCGACATCGGGAGAGAGCATCGCGCGCTCGCTTTCACTGGCGGACCTGCAGCGCACGGATCTCCGCACTCCGGATGTCGATGCCGCAGCCTCCCTCGTTGCGCGCGACAATGCCGTCAGGCAGGCTCTTGTGGACATGCAGCGCCTGTTCGCCCGGGAGAACGGCGCCGTGCTCGACGGTCGCGATATCGGTACGGTCATCTTTCCGGACGCCGATGTGAAACTGTTCATTACGGCAAGTCCTTATGCACGCGCCGTCCGACGTTATATCCAGAATGGCGGCAGTGACGATGCGCCTGACCGGGACCAGCTTGTCCGGACAGTCGAAGTGGCGCTGATCGCGAGAGATCATGCCGACAGCACTCGCGCTTCCGCGCCCCTCCGCATGGCGGATGACGCCGTAAAGATCGAAACAGATACGCTGACTGCCGATGAGGTTCTTGCCCACTCCTTGCGTATCGTCCGCGATGCGCTGAAGGCAAAAAACGTGAACCTCCCGTCCGCGAGCGTGCAGGATCTCTGCTCCTGA
- a CDS encoding DUF2905 domain-containing protein — MGRILITVGAAIILVGLLWPYLQKLPIGRLPGDILIRRQGFTLYMPLATGLLLSLLFSFILWLARR, encoded by the coding sequence GTGGGACGTATATTGATAACCGTTGGTGCGGCGATCATTCTGGTCGGACTACTGTGGCCTTACCTGCAGAAACTTCCCATTGGGCGGTTGCCGGGCGATATTCTGATCCGGCGGCAGGGCTTCACCCTGTATATGCCGCTGGCGACGGGGCTTCTCCTGAGCCTTCTGTTTTCTTTTATTCTCTGGCTTGCGAGGCGCTGA